One Platichthys flesus chromosome 14, fPlaFle2.1, whole genome shotgun sequence genomic region harbors:
- the LOC133968880 gene encoding vasoactive intestinal polypeptide receptor-like codes for MSGDVSKGIFLLFSMFLEPVFSVHNQMCDMMREIEKERDTCEAHIENRTTGCSGTWDKITCWPSADIGEVVTIPCPKYLFYFSRDVLTRNLSKTCTEDGWTPISMDSYIMDCGYNPNSTIDDNTGHFFTAIKVGYTIGHSVSLISLTVAIIILCLFRKLHCTRNCIHMHLFVSFILKAVAVFIKDVVLYDVGETENCQSSVGCKAVVVFFQYGIMASYFWLLVEGLYLHTLLAVSFFSERKYFWWYILIGWGAPTIFISAWVITKAYLSDPGCWETIDDGPWWIIKTPILVTILVNFFLFICIIRILRQKMNCPDIGRKESNQYSRLAKSTLLLIPLFGINYILFAFIPDHIHPQVRMVFDLILGSFQGFVVAVLYCFMNGEVQSEIRRKWRRWMLQRFLGADTKYQQPSIGSNGNNFSTQITMLTKCSPSTRRASACQEQLSSI; via the exons ATGTCGGGAGACGTTTCAAAGGGaatctttctccttttctccatGTTTCTGGAGCCA GTGTTTTCAGTGCATAATCAGATGTGCGACATGATGAGGGagatagaaaaagagagagacacgtgTGAGGCTCACATTGAGAACAGAACAACAG gttgCAGTGGGACGTGGGACAAGATCACCTGCTGGCCCAGTGCCGACATCGGAGAGGTGGTTACCATCCCTTGTCCCAAATACCTCTTCTACTTCTCCAGGGATGTCCTTACAC GTAACCTGTCAAAGACCTGCACCGAGGACGGCTGGACCCCGATCAGCATGGACTCCTACATAATGGACTGCGGATACAATCCCAACAGCACCATTGATGATAATACT GGACACTTCTTCACCGCCATTAAAGTGGGTTACACCATCGGCCACAGCGTGTCGCTCATCTCTCTCACGGTTGCCATCATCATACTGTGTCTCTTTCG GAAGCTGCACTGCACGAGAAACTGCATCCACATGcatctctttgtgtctttcatACTGAAGGCCGTAGCTGTGTTCATCAAGGACGTGGTTCTGTATGATGTTGGCGAGACAGAAAACTGCCAATCATCT GTGGGTTGCAAGGCAGTGGTGGTCTTCTTCCAGTATGGCATCATGGCGAGTTACTTCTGGCTGCTGGTGGAGGGCCTCTACCTCCACACCCTGTTAGCCGTCTCCTTCTTCTCCGAGAGGAAGTACTTCTGGTGGTACATCCTGATCGGATGGG GGGCTCCGACTATCTTTATCTCAGCGTGGGTGATTACCAAGGCATATTTAAGCGATCCCGG ATGCTGGGAGACGATCGATGACGGTCCATGGTGGATTATCAAAACACCTATCTTAGTCACAATACTT GTGAACTTTTTCCTCTTCATTTGTATAATCCGGATTCTGCGACAGAAGATGAATTGCCCTGACATCGGAAGAAAGGAATCCAACCAGTACTC GAGACTGGCTAAATCCACCCTGTTGTTGATTCCTCTCTTTGGGATCAACTACATCCTTTTTGCCTTCATTCCAGACCACATCCACCCTCAAGTCAGGATGGTATTTGATCTCATTCTGGGCTCCTTTCAG GGGTTTGTCGTTGCAGTTCTGTACTGCTTTATGAACGGAGAG GTGCAGTCGGAGATTAGGCGAAAGTGGCGCAGATGGATGCTGCAGAGGTTCCTGGGAGCTGACACCAAGTACCAGCAGCCCTCCATAGGCAGCAACGGCAACAACTTCAGCACCCAGATCACCATGTTGACCAAATGCAGCCCCTCCACTCGCCGGGCATCCGCATGTCAGGAGCAACTGTCATCCATCTGA